The Salinispora tropica CNB-440 genome has a window encoding:
- a CDS encoding MMPL family transporter, giving the protein MRNALYSYGRLAARRPWQLLTAWLLVAAAVVGVWVAVGTSIDDAITIPGSDSSRAQEIQNAVFPASALGNGTLVFHDADSSVTSPEGRAAIEASLLAVRDVDGVTQVVPPFPQEPGQPTPRISADGHTAYAQVYFDVPPAALSEQDADRVLAAASPATDAGLEVLPGGQLAQAAAGDPGHRSELIGLAVAAVVLLVALGAAAAMALPLVSALVGLVLGLAAIGLLSQVGAIPDIATTVASMISLGVGIDYALFIVVRYRTARQEGQPHERALGVAVATAGAAVLFAGATVAVGLGGLLLAGLPLLTSLGWTAAVAVGLSVVAAVGVLPAVLGVVGSRLDAGALPRRRSKRASKAGWWHRIGERTARRPWLAVVGSLLVLAVFIAPVADLELGQQDGGHDPVGTPTRQSYDLLESAFGPGVNGPLLVVADLGDTAQTDPATVQRQAAALSSALADVPGVQSVQGPRVSTDGSGALWQVVPTTAPSDPATGDLVTELREEILPPLATDGTQLHVGGQTAAKIDFTDQVAERLPLVLAVVIALSFLLLVVLFRSFVIPLTAALMNLLSVGAAYGILTFAFAEGHLTGLLGLDGPVPIESYIPLILFAILFGLSMDYEVFLVSSIAERWHAVRDNRRAVVTGLGSAGRVVTAAALIMFSVFVSFAGQDNPLIKMFGVGLGVAVLLDAVVVRGFLVPGIMVLLGRANWWFPRWLDRLMPRVDLEASPAADETPDGLPPTDGRVAVPAR; this is encoded by the coding sequence GTGCGTAACGCCCTGTACTCGTACGGCCGGCTGGCTGCCCGCCGGCCCTGGCAGCTGCTCACCGCCTGGCTCCTGGTGGCCGCGGCCGTCGTGGGCGTGTGGGTGGCGGTGGGCACCAGCATCGACGATGCCATCACCATTCCGGGCAGCGACAGCAGCCGCGCGCAGGAGATCCAGAACGCGGTGTTCCCGGCCTCCGCGCTCGGCAACGGCACCCTGGTGTTCCACGACGCGGACTCCTCGGTCACCTCGCCCGAGGGACGGGCGGCGATCGAGGCTTCGCTGCTGGCGGTGCGGGATGTGGATGGGGTGACGCAGGTGGTGCCCCCATTCCCGCAGGAGCCCGGCCAGCCCACGCCGCGGATCAGCGCCGACGGGCACACCGCGTACGCGCAGGTCTACTTCGACGTGCCGCCCGCGGCCCTCAGCGAGCAGGACGCCGACCGCGTGCTGGCCGCCGCCAGCCCGGCCACGGACGCCGGGCTGGAGGTGCTCCCCGGAGGCCAGCTCGCCCAGGCGGCCGCCGGTGATCCGGGACACCGCAGCGAGTTGATCGGTCTGGCCGTGGCTGCCGTCGTTTTGCTGGTGGCCCTCGGCGCGGCCGCGGCGATGGCCCTACCCCTGGTCTCCGCGCTGGTCGGCCTGGTGCTCGGACTCGCCGCCATCGGGCTGCTCAGCCAGGTAGGAGCGATCCCGGACATCGCGACGACGGTGGCGAGCATGATCTCGCTCGGTGTCGGCATCGACTACGCGCTCTTCATCGTCGTGCGGTACCGCACGGCCCGGCAGGAGGGGCAACCGCACGAGCGGGCGTTGGGGGTCGCGGTGGCCACCGCGGGCGCGGCGGTGCTCTTCGCCGGCGCCACCGTCGCCGTCGGCCTGGGCGGCCTGCTGCTGGCCGGGCTGCCGCTGCTGACCTCGCTGGGGTGGACCGCCGCCGTAGCGGTCGGGCTGTCGGTGGTGGCCGCGGTCGGCGTGCTGCCGGCCGTCCTCGGGGTCGTCGGCTCGCGGCTCGACGCCGGTGCGCTGCCACGGCGTCGCTCGAAGAGGGCGTCGAAGGCGGGCTGGTGGCACCGGATCGGCGAGCGGACGGCCCGGCGGCCGTGGCTGGCAGTGGTCGGCTCGCTCCTGGTGCTGGCGGTCTTCATCGCGCCGGTGGCTGACCTGGAGCTCGGCCAGCAGGACGGCGGCCACGACCCGGTCGGTACGCCCACCCGGCAGAGCTACGACCTGCTGGAGTCGGCGTTCGGCCCGGGCGTGAACGGGCCGCTGCTGGTCGTCGCCGACCTGGGCGACACCGCCCAGACCGACCCGGCCACGGTGCAGCGGCAGGCCGCCGCCCTCAGCTCCGCCCTGGCGGACGTGCCCGGCGTGCAGTCCGTCCAGGGGCCGCGGGTCTCCACCGACGGCAGTGGCGCGCTCTGGCAGGTGGTGCCGACGACCGCGCCCAGCGACCCGGCCACCGGTGACCTCGTCACCGAGCTGCGCGAGGAAATCCTGCCGCCGCTGGCAACCGACGGTACGCAGCTGCACGTCGGCGGTCAGACCGCCGCGAAGATTGACTTCACCGACCAGGTGGCGGAGCGGCTGCCGCTGGTGCTGGCGGTGGTGATCGCGCTGAGCTTCCTGCTGTTGGTCGTCCTGTTCCGGTCCTTCGTGATCCCGCTGACCGCCGCGCTGATGAACCTGCTCTCCGTCGGCGCCGCGTACGGCATCCTCACCTTCGCCTTCGCCGAGGGGCACCTCACGGGGCTGCTCGGGCTGGACGGTCCGGTGCCGATCGAGAGCTACATCCCGCTGATCCTTTTCGCCATCCTGTTCGGGCTGTCGATGGACTACGAGGTCTTCCTGGTCTCGTCGATCGCCGAGCGGTGGCACGCTGTCCGGGACAACCGGCGTGCGGTGGTGACCGGGCTCGGCTCGGCAGGACGGGTCGTCACCGCGGCAGCATTGATCATGTTCAGCGTCTTCGTCAGCTTCGCCGGCCAGGACAACCCGTTGATCAAGATGTTCGGGGTGGGGCTTGGCGTGGCGGTGCTGCTCGACGCGGTGGTCGTCCGCGGCTTCCTGGTGCCGGGGATCATGGTGCTGCTCGGTCGCGCCAACTGGTGGTTCCCCCGCTGGTTGGACCGGCTGATGCCCCGGGTCGATCTGGAGGCGTCCCCCGCGGCCGACGAGACGCCCGACGGGCTCCCGCCGACCGACGGCCGGGTCGCCGTTCCGGCCCGGTGA
- a CDS encoding type II toxin-antitoxin system RelE family toxin: protein MRKLDRRVQARVVAAVAGLATQPCPAGVKALTGHPGLVRIRVGAYRIVYTVRDQELIVLVLHLGHRSDVDDAL from the coding sequence CTGCGCAAGCTCGACCGTCGCGTACAGGCCCGGGTTGTCGCCGCTGTCGCCGGACTGGCCACCCAACCTTGTCCGGCCGGAGTCAAGGCACTCACCGGGCACCCCGGCCTGGTTCGAATCCGCGTCGGTGCCTACCGCATCGTCTACACGGTTCGCGACCAAGAGCTGATTGTTCTCGTGCTTCACCTGGGCCACCGTAGCGATGTCGACGACGCACTCTGA
- a CDS encoding MFS transporter produces the protein MGVPFTPYPWESFVTTDLTVPDRTRSDVTPIQRRTLGLLFGTQIIGGIGVTIGIAVGALLAARIAGTAVAGLTQSAAVVGAALLAIPITRIMNGHGRRPGLVVAYLVGAVGAVLVVLAAVTRIVPLLFLGSLLFGGGTAANLQARYAAVDLAEPARRGRQLALIVWATTIGAVAAPNFAALADTVTGGWGLPPLAGPFAFSTAAFVLAAGVLFVLLRPDPLLTARRRAAGEAAVATPPVVDPVTTGPSAGGLPEVGPATSPGPVARRGAGMRVAWQVVRDRPAARLGVAAVAVGHAVMVAVMSMTPVHLGESHGDADVLRVVGIVLSLHIAGMYALAPLVGWLADRLGRPAVILGGVGLLLAACAVAGTAGHHTPLLSVGLVLLGLGWSGTMVGGSTLLSESVPAAVRPSVQGFSDLTMGLAGASAAAVSGFVMRAAGYPVLTLLAAIVVVPLVALALRWGPGRAPDREDDTCG, from the coding sequence ATGGGTGTGCCGTTCACCCCTTACCCGTGGGAGTCGTTCGTGACCACCGACCTGACCGTGCCGGACCGGACCCGGTCGGACGTGACACCGATCCAACGGCGAACCCTGGGTCTGCTGTTCGGCACCCAGATCATCGGTGGCATCGGCGTCACCATCGGGATCGCGGTCGGGGCGTTGCTCGCCGCTCGGATCGCCGGCACCGCGGTCGCCGGTCTGACCCAGAGCGCCGCCGTGGTGGGCGCCGCGCTGCTCGCCATCCCGATTACCCGGATCATGAACGGGCACGGGCGCCGCCCGGGGCTGGTCGTCGCCTACCTGGTCGGCGCGGTCGGCGCGGTGCTGGTGGTGCTCGCCGCGGTCACCCGGATCGTGCCGCTGCTCTTCCTCGGCAGTCTGCTCTTCGGCGGCGGCACCGCCGCGAACCTCCAGGCCCGGTACGCCGCGGTGGACCTCGCCGAGCCGGCGCGGCGGGGTCGGCAGCTCGCCCTGATCGTCTGGGCCACCACCATCGGCGCGGTGGCCGCGCCGAACTTCGCGGCGCTTGCCGACACGGTCACCGGCGGGTGGGGGCTGCCGCCGCTGGCCGGCCCGTTCGCCTTCAGCACCGCCGCCTTCGTGCTGGCCGCCGGGGTGCTCTTCGTACTGCTACGACCTGACCCCCTGCTCACCGCGCGCCGGCGGGCGGCGGGCGAGGCCGCGGTCGCCACGCCGCCCGTGGTCGATCCGGTCACCACCGGACCCTCGGCCGGCGGGCTCCCGGAGGTCGGGCCCGCGACCTCCCCGGGCCCGGTGGCTCGGCGCGGTGCGGGGATGCGGGTGGCCTGGCAGGTGGTACGCGACCGCCCGGCGGCCCGGCTCGGCGTCGCGGCGGTGGCAGTGGGGCACGCGGTGATGGTGGCGGTGATGTCGATGACCCCGGTGCATCTCGGCGAGTCGCACGGCGACGCGGATGTCCTGCGGGTGGTCGGCATCGTGCTGAGTCTGCACATCGCCGGCATGTACGCGCTGGCCCCGCTGGTGGGCTGGCTCGCCGACCGGCTCGGCCGGCCGGCGGTCATCCTCGGCGGCGTCGGGCTGCTGCTCGCCGCGTGCGCCGTCGCCGGCACCGCCGGCCACCACACGCCGCTACTCTCGGTGGGGCTCGTCCTGCTCGGGCTGGGCTGGTCCGGCACGATGGTGGGCGGCTCCACGCTGCTGTCGGAGTCGGTGCCGGCGGCGGTGCGGCCGAGCGTGCAGGGGTTCTCCGACCTGACCATGGGGCTGGCTGGTGCCAGCGCCGCCGCGGTCAGCGGATTCGTCATGCGGGCGGCCGGCTATCCGGTACTCACCCTGCTGGCGGCGATCGTAGTGGTGCCGCTGGTGGCGCTAGCGTTACGTTGGGGTCCCGGCAGAGCACCCGACCGGGAGGATGACACGTGCGGTTGA
- a CDS encoding DUF3046 domain-containing protein: MRLTDFWTRLEEAFGPGYAASIASDQVLTQLDGRTIEQALAAGEETHVVWRAVVAAYPDRVPARLR, translated from the coding sequence GTGCGGTTGACGGATTTTTGGACGCGGCTTGAGGAGGCGTTCGGGCCGGGCTACGCGGCCAGTATCGCCAGCGACCAGGTCCTGACACAGCTCGATGGGCGGACGATCGAGCAGGCCCTCGCCGCGGGGGAGGAGACCCACGTGGTGTGGCGCGCGGTGGTTGCCGCGTACCCGGACAGAGTGCCGGCGCGGCTACGTTGA
- the recA gene encoding recombinase RecA, with protein sequence MAAVPDRERALDLALAQIDKQFGKGSVMRLGERPVVETAVVPTGSIALDVALGVGGLPRGRVIEVYGPESSGKTTVALHAVANAQRSGGIAAFVDAEHALDPEYARALGVDTDALLVSQPDTGEQALEIADMLVRSGALDIIVIDSVAALVPRAEIEGEMGDSHVGLQARLMSQALRKMTGVLSHTGTTAVFINQLREKIGVMFGSPETTTGGRALKFYASVRLDVRRIESLKDGTDVVGNRTRVKVVKNKVAAPFKQAEFDIMYGKGISREGSLIDVGVEQAIIRKSGAWYTYEGDQLGQGKEKAREFLRENPDVAAEIEKKILEKLGVGAGAGDAAGGPELPPVDF encoded by the coding sequence ATGGCGGCAGTGCCTGATCGGGAGAGGGCACTCGACCTTGCTCTCGCTCAGATCGACAAACAGTTCGGCAAGGGTTCGGTGATGCGGCTGGGGGAGCGCCCGGTCGTGGAGACCGCGGTGGTTCCGACCGGGTCCATTGCGCTGGATGTGGCCCTCGGTGTGGGTGGCCTGCCCCGGGGCCGGGTCATCGAGGTCTACGGCCCGGAGAGCAGCGGTAAGACGACGGTGGCGCTGCACGCGGTGGCCAACGCCCAGCGCTCCGGCGGCATCGCCGCCTTCGTCGACGCCGAGCACGCCCTCGACCCGGAATACGCCCGGGCCCTCGGCGTCGACACCGACGCCCTGTTGGTCTCCCAGCCGGACACCGGCGAGCAGGCACTGGAGATCGCGGACATGCTGGTCCGCTCCGGAGCGCTCGACATCATCGTCATCGACTCGGTGGCCGCGCTGGTGCCCCGCGCCGAGATCGAGGGGGAGATGGGCGACAGCCACGTCGGTCTCCAGGCCCGGCTGATGAGTCAGGCCCTGCGCAAGATGACCGGTGTGCTCAGCCACACCGGCACGACGGCGGTCTTCATCAACCAGCTCCGCGAGAAGATCGGCGTCATGTTCGGCAGCCCCGAGACCACCACCGGTGGGCGGGCGTTGAAGTTCTACGCCTCGGTTCGGCTGGACGTGCGCCGGATCGAGAGCCTCAAGGACGGCACCGACGTGGTCGGTAACCGCACCCGGGTCAAGGTCGTGAAGAACAAGGTGGCCGCGCCGTTCAAGCAGGCCGAGTTCGACATCATGTACGGCAAGGGAATCTCCCGCGAGGGGTCGTTGATCGACGTGGGCGTCGAGCAGGCGATCATCCGGAAGTCCGGCGCGTGGTACACCTACGAGGGCGACCAACTCGGCCAGGGCAAGGAGAAAGCCCGCGAGTTCCTTCGGGAGAACCCGGACGTGGCCGCCGAGATCGAGAAGAAGATCCTGGAGAAGCTCGGCGTCGGTGCCGGCGCGGGTGACGCCGCTGGCGGTCCGGAGTTGCCGCCGGTCGACTTCTGA
- a CDS encoding regulatory protein RecX has protein sequence MTSRRARAGRGWDASPPRTGDAATAAAPRRGRRNADAATNSASSTDEAELAREVCLRQLAVRPRTRAELARALTRRGISAEVATVVLDRYDEVGMIDDAAFARAWVSSRHVGRGLARRALATELRQRGVDGDVAKSALGELDDETEAETARALAERKLRVTRGEPDAVFRRLVGMLARKGYSPGVAIRAVKEALAAQSAEAAEFAEQIDAEALSDIEVDP, from the coding sequence GTGACGTCACGACGAGCCCGCGCGGGTCGGGGGTGGGACGCCAGCCCACCGCGTACGGGTGACGCGGCCACGGCGGCGGCTCCCCGTCGTGGTCGCCGTAACGCCGACGCCGCGACCAACTCGGCCTCGTCCACGGACGAGGCCGAGTTGGCCCGGGAGGTCTGTCTGCGGCAGCTCGCCGTGCGTCCGCGTACCCGGGCCGAGCTGGCTCGGGCGCTGACGCGGCGGGGTATCTCGGCGGAGGTCGCCACCGTGGTCCTCGACCGTTACGACGAGGTCGGGATGATCGACGACGCGGCTTTCGCGCGGGCCTGGGTCTCCAGCCGGCACGTCGGCCGTGGCCTCGCCCGCCGTGCCCTCGCCACCGAGCTGCGCCAGCGCGGCGTCGATGGTGACGTGGCGAAGTCCGCGCTCGGCGAACTGGACGACGAGACCGAGGCGGAGACGGCCCGTGCCCTGGCGGAGCGGAAGCTGCGCGTCACCCGGGGTGAGCCGGACGCGGTGTTTCGGCGATTGGTCGGCATGCTGGCCCGCAAGGGCTACTCACCGGGGGTGGCGATTCGGGCGGTGAAAGAGGCCCTTGCGGCGCAGAGTGCCGAGGCGGCCGAGTTCGCGGAGCAGATCGACGCCGAGGCGCTCAGCGACATCGAGGTCGATCCTTGA
- the rny gene encoding ribonuclease Y, which translates to MNGFDAVLLVAVLLLTVVVVGAVLVGVRAVRGLAGTSRPDDPAFIAEKDRQEQSLAALRSAAEEANSTIDAAKSAAAAARTEAAAARAEAKAARAEARRVLDGARAEAEAILERVHKQAETEAEQLRTAARRSGEREAAVLAVTTRDQAAEVERRAVRMDDRERLHTEEVERLAERDRQLSAANAALEARESALAERDRELEQAEQRRRRELERVAGLTAEAARGELVEAIEAQAKREAALRVRDIEAEARSTGEERARHIVVDAIQRVASEQTAESVVSVLHLPGDEMKGRIIGREGRNIRTFESITGVNLIIDDTPEAVLLSCFDPVRREVGRLTLEKLVLDGRIHPHRIEEVHDLARQEVAQLCQRAAEDALVEVGITEIHPELVGLLGRLRYRTSYGQNVLKHLVESAHIAGIMAAELRLDVPTIKRCAFLHDIGKALTHEVEGSHAIVGADVARRYGESEDVVHAIEAHHNEVPPQTVEAVLTQASDACSGGRPGARRESLEAYVRRLERIEEIAGGKLGVERVFAMQAGREVRVMVRPDDVDDLSASMLARDVAKQIEEELTYPGQIRVTVVRESRVTEIAR; encoded by the coding sequence ATGAACGGGTTCGACGCGGTCCTCCTCGTGGCCGTGCTGCTGCTCACCGTCGTCGTGGTCGGCGCGGTGCTGGTGGGCGTCCGGGCCGTACGCGGCCTCGCCGGTACCTCACGGCCCGACGACCCGGCCTTCATCGCGGAGAAGGACCGCCAGGAACAGTCCCTCGCCGCGCTGCGGTCGGCCGCCGAGGAGGCCAACAGCACCATCGACGCGGCGAAGTCCGCCGCCGCCGCCGCCCGCACCGAAGCCGCCGCCGCCCGCGCCGAGGCCAAGGCCGCCCGTGCCGAAGCCCGGCGGGTGCTCGACGGCGCTCGCGCCGAGGCCGAAGCCATCCTGGAACGGGTACACAAGCAGGCCGAGACCGAAGCCGAACAGCTACGGACCGCTGCCCGGCGCAGCGGAGAACGGGAAGCCGCCGTCCTCGCCGTGACCACCCGGGACCAGGCGGCTGAGGTGGAGCGGCGGGCCGTCCGGATGGACGATCGGGAGCGGCTGCACACCGAGGAGGTCGAGCGGCTCGCCGAACGGGACCGGCAGCTCAGCGCCGCCAACGCGGCCCTGGAGGCTCGGGAGTCGGCGCTCGCCGAGCGGGACCGGGAGCTGGAGCAGGCCGAGCAGCGGCGACGCCGCGAGTTGGAGCGCGTCGCGGGGCTCACCGCGGAGGCGGCCCGCGGCGAGCTGGTCGAGGCGATCGAGGCGCAGGCCAAACGGGAGGCCGCGCTGCGCGTACGGGACATCGAGGCAGAGGCACGCAGCACGGGCGAGGAGCGGGCCCGGCACATCGTGGTTGACGCCATCCAGCGGGTGGCCAGCGAGCAGACCGCGGAGAGCGTGGTCAGCGTGCTGCACCTGCCGGGCGACGAGATGAAGGGTCGGATCATCGGTCGGGAGGGGCGCAACATCCGCACCTTCGAATCGATCACCGGAGTCAACCTGATCATCGACGACACCCCGGAGGCAGTGCTGCTCTCCTGCTTCGACCCGGTACGTCGGGAAGTCGGGCGGCTCACCCTGGAGAAGCTCGTCCTGGACGGACGTATCCATCCGCACCGGATCGAGGAGGTGCACGACCTGGCCCGGCAGGAGGTGGCGCAGCTCTGCCAGCGTGCCGCCGAGGACGCCCTGGTCGAGGTCGGCATCACCGAGATCCACCCCGAGTTGGTTGGCCTGTTGGGCCGGCTGCGCTACCGCACCTCGTACGGGCAGAACGTGCTCAAGCACCTGGTCGAGAGCGCCCACATCGCCGGAATCATGGCCGCTGAACTGCGGCTGGACGTGCCGACGATCAAGCGGTGCGCGTTCCTGCACGACATCGGCAAGGCACTCACCCACGAGGTCGAGGGCAGCCACGCCATCGTTGGTGCCGACGTCGCCCGCAGGTACGGCGAGAGCGAGGACGTCGTGCACGCCATCGAGGCGCACCACAACGAGGTGCCGCCGCAGACCGTTGAGGCGGTGCTCACCCAGGCCTCGGATGCCTGCTCCGGTGGCCGTCCGGGGGCCCGGCGGGAGAGCCTGGAGGCGTACGTGCGGCGGCTGGAGCGGATCGAGGAGATCGCGGGGGGCAAGCTCGGCGTGGAGCGGGTCTTCGCGATGCAGGCGGGCCGGGAGGTCCGGGTGATGGTCCGGCCGGACGACGTTGACGACCTCAGCGCCTCCATGCTGGCCCGGGACGTGGCCAAGCAGATCGAGGAGGAGCTGACCTATCCGGGGCAGATCCGGGTAACCGTGGTCCGCGAATCCCGGGTCACCGAGATCGCCCGCTGA
- a CDS encoding amino acid ABC transporter permease: protein MTQQSSVLYDVPGPRQRRITLVGSVAAIIGLLVGAYFLIYRPLEETGQFSMELWGPLIDPGNENFALVWERLGVGIKNTLTAAALAIVTSLVVGTLLAVLRIQLKSLAQRRYTGLAAPLAYLLRGLNRTLSAVTRVCVEVFRGLPVVITIFFVARGFPEFGVTFNSLWYLVIGLTIYNSVVIAEILRSGMQGLAGGQAEAAAAIGLSPLQTTRMILLPQAFRIMLPALISQLVVVLKDTSLGFIISYEETLNIGKQIIGVLDNPIQVYTVLAVLFIAVNYSLSKLAQAVQQRLSRGRRTADTPAQQPPSTALASQAEGGG from the coding sequence ATGACCCAGCAGAGCAGTGTCCTCTACGACGTCCCCGGGCCCCGGCAGCGCCGGATCACCCTGGTGGGCAGCGTCGCTGCCATCATTGGTCTGCTGGTCGGCGCGTACTTCCTCATTTACCGGCCGTTGGAGGAGACTGGCCAGTTCTCGATGGAGCTGTGGGGTCCATTGATCGACCCCGGGAACGAGAACTTCGCCCTGGTCTGGGAGCGACTCGGCGTCGGAATCAAGAACACCCTCACCGCGGCGGCGCTGGCCATCGTCACCTCGCTGGTGGTCGGCACCCTGCTCGCGGTGCTGCGGATCCAGCTCAAGAGCCTGGCCCAACGCCGCTACACCGGGCTCGCCGCTCCCCTGGCCTACCTGCTCCGCGGGCTGAACCGCACGCTGTCGGCCGTGACCCGGGTCTGCGTCGAGGTCTTCCGAGGTCTGCCCGTCGTCATCACGATCTTCTTCGTGGCGCGTGGATTTCCCGAGTTCGGAGTCACCTTCAACAGTCTCTGGTATCTGGTCATCGGCCTCACCATCTACAACTCCGTGGTGATCGCCGAGATCCTCCGCTCCGGCATGCAGGGCCTCGCCGGCGGGCAGGCCGAGGCCGCCGCCGCGATCGGCCTCTCCCCGCTGCAGACCACCCGGATGATCCTACTTCCCCAGGCATTCCGGATCATGCTTCCCGCGTTGATCAGTCAGCTCGTGGTGGTCCTGAAGGACACCTCGCTCGGCTTCATCATCAGCTATGAGGAGACGCTGAACATCGGCAAGCAGATCATCGGCGTGTTGGACAACCCCATCCAGGTCTACACCGTGCTCGCCGTGCTGTTCATCGCCGTTAACTACTCGCTGTCGAAGCTGGCCCAGGCCGTCCAGCAGCGGCTCTCCCGCGGCCGGCGGACCGCCGACACGCCAGCACAACAGCCGCCGTCCACGGCCCTCGCCTCGCAGGCCGAGGGCGGCGGTTGA
- a CDS encoding amino acid ABC transporter permease: protein MSVLIDKFDVFAGGFWLTLQICFLAAIGALILGSAVAVLRISPVPPLRALGTAYVNTFRNLPLTIVMFFAAFGLPALGSNADFLRIPGLDLVFSRLGTDLPYFRFALIALVLYTSAFVCEALRSGVNAVPAGQAEAARSLGLTFIQNLRHVVLPQSWTASVVPLGSVIIAMIKNSALIGFFGVIGDLSQTADQLTSAGGEPFIPVAIGISIGYLIMTVPLGALLDRIERRQAVAR from the coding sequence GTGAGTGTGCTCATCGACAAGTTCGACGTCTTCGCGGGTGGATTCTGGCTCACCCTCCAGATCTGCTTCCTCGCCGCGATCGGTGCCCTGATCCTGGGCTCCGCCGTGGCGGTGCTGCGGATATCCCCGGTGCCGCCACTACGGGCGCTCGGCACCGCCTACGTCAACACCTTCCGTAACCTTCCATTGACCATCGTCATGTTCTTCGCCGCCTTCGGCCTCCCCGCGCTCGGTTCCAACGCGGACTTCCTCCGCATCCCCGGGCTCGACCTCGTATTCAGCCGGCTCGGCACCGACCTGCCATACTTCCGCTTCGCGCTGATCGCCCTGGTGCTCTACACCTCGGCGTTCGTCTGCGAGGCGCTGCGCTCCGGCGTGAACGCGGTGCCCGCCGGCCAGGCGGAGGCGGCCCGCTCACTCGGGCTGACCTTCATCCAGAACCTGCGGCACGTGGTGCTACCGCAGTCGTGGACGGCGTCGGTCGTTCCACTCGGGTCCGTGATCATCGCGATGATCAAAAACTCGGCGCTGATCGGCTTCTTCGGTGTCATCGGCGACCTGTCCCAGACCGCGGACCAGCTCACCTCTGCTGGGGGCGAACCCTTCATCCCAGTCGCCATCGGCATCTCGATCGGATATCTGATCATGACTGTACCTCTGGGCGCGCTCCTCGACCGGATCGAACGGCGGCAGGCGGTGGCTCGATGA
- a CDS encoding glutamate ABC transporter substrate-binding protein: protein MRTKRTAVLAAVAALALGLTACGGDDAGEDTGNGGSDKSFAAGSTMERLNEAQAIKIGTKFDQPGFGLKGLSGEPEGFDVEIAKIIAKELGIPEDKIEWVETPSKVREDKIADGSVDMIVATYTIKDERKERVSFAGPYYEAGQNIMVKKDDTSITGPESFQDGSKKICSVTGSTPIEEIKKYLKDIPSQLVPFDTYDKCRDALQSGQVDAVTTDNVILLGYIADDEDAFKLAGENFTKEPYGIGVKKDDAEFRDFINDILEEAFTDGSWQTAWDDTAGTFGAELGTPPTIVRY from the coding sequence ATGCGTACCAAGCGCACGGCGGTGCTCGCCGCGGTCGCCGCACTGGCGCTCGGCCTGACCGCATGCGGTGGCGACGACGCCGGTGAGGACACCGGCAACGGTGGTAGCGACAAGTCCTTCGCCGCCGGCAGCACCATGGAGCGCCTCAACGAGGCCCAGGCAATCAAGATCGGCACCAAGTTCGACCAGCCGGGCTTCGGCCTCAAGGGTCTGTCGGGCGAGCCGGAAGGCTTCGACGTCGAGATCGCAAAGATCATCGCCAAGGAGCTCGGCATCCCCGAGGACAAGATCGAGTGGGTGGAGACTCCCTCGAAGGTCCGTGAGGACAAGATCGCTGATGGCAGCGTCGACATGATCGTCGCTACCTACACGATCAAGGACGAGCGCAAGGAGCGGGTCTCCTTCGCCGGGCCGTACTACGAGGCCGGCCAGAACATCATGGTGAAGAAGGACGACACCTCGATCACCGGTCCTGAGTCGTTCCAGGACGGTTCGAAGAAGATCTGCTCGGTGACCGGCTCCACGCCGATCGAGGAGATCAAGAAGTACCTCAAGGATATCCCCTCCCAGCTGGTGCCGTTCGACACCTACGACAAGTGCCGGGACGCGCTCCAGAGTGGCCAGGTTGACGCCGTCACCACGGACAACGTGATCCTGCTCGGCTACATCGCCGACGACGAGGACGCCTTCAAGCTGGCCGGCGAGAACTTCACCAAGGAGCCCTACGGCATCGGGGTGAAGAAGGACGACGCCGAGTTCCGGGACTTCATCAACGACATCCTGGAGGAGGCGTTCACCGACGGTAGCTGGCAGACGGCCTGGGACGACACCGCCGGCACGTTCGGTGCCGAGCTGGGCACGCCGCCGACCATCGTCCGCTACTGA